In Rhinolophus ferrumequinum isolate MPI-CBG mRhiFer1 chromosome 18, mRhiFer1_v1.p, whole genome shotgun sequence, a genomic segment contains:
- the LOC117038489 gene encoding olfactory receptor 7A17-like — protein MKPENFTRVSEFVLLGLSEEPDLQPLLFGLFLSMYLITAFGNLLIILAVSSDSHLHTPMYFFLSNLSFVDICFTSTTIPKMLVNIQTQSNVITYEGCITQMYFFLLFGTLDDFLLTVMAYDRFMAICHPLHYTVIMHPRLCGLLVLVSWIMSVLNALLESLIVLRLSFCADLHIPHFFCELNQMIQLACSDTFVNNLVIYFVAVLVGGGSLTGILCSYYRIVSCIRAMSSAQGKYKAFSTCASHLSVVSLFYLTGLGVYLSSPATHNARSSATASVLYTVVTPMLNPFIYSLRNKDIKGALKRSFGMTA, from the coding sequence ATGAAACCAGAGAATTTTACAAGAGTTTCAGAATTTGTTCTCCTGGGACTTTCAGAGGAGCCagacctgcagcccctcctctttGGGCTTTTCCTCTCCATGTACCTGATCACTGCGTTTGGAAACCTGCTCATCATCCTGGCCGTCAGCTCAGACTCCCACCtgcacacgcccatgtacttcttcctctccaacctGTCCTTTGTGGACATCTGTTTCACCTCTACCACCATCCCCAAGATGCTGGTGAACATCCAGACGCAGAGCAACGTCATAACCTATGAAGGCTGCATCACGCAGATGTACTTTTTCCTACTCTTTGGAACGTTGGATGACTTTCTCCTGACcgtgatggcctatgaccgcttcATGGCCATCTGTCACCCCCTGCACTACACGGTCATCATGCACCCCCGGCTCTGTGGACTGTTGGTTCTGGTGTCCTGGATCATGAGTGTCCTGAATGCCTTGTTAGAAAGCTTAATAGTGCTGAGGTTGTCCTTCTGTGCAGACTTGCATATCCCCCATTTTTTCTGTGAACTCAACCAGATGATCCAACTTGCCTGTTCTGACACCTTTGTTAATAACCTGGTGATCTATTTTGTAGCTGTGCTGGTTGGTGGTGGGTCCTTGACTGGGATCCTTTGCTCTTACTATAGGATCGTTTCCTGCATACGTGCGATGTCCTCTGCTCAGGGGAAGTATAAAGCATTTTCTACCTGTGCGTCTCACCTCTCGGTCgtctccttattttatttaacaggcCTAGGAGTGTACCTCAGCTCTCCTGCTACCCACAATGCACGCTCTAGTGCTACAGCCTCGGTCCTGTACACAGTGGTCACCCCCATGCTGAACCCCTTCATCTACAGTCTCAGGAATAAAGACATAAAGGGGGCTCTGAAAAGGTCCTTTGGGATGACAGCATAA
- the LOC117038490 gene encoding olfactory receptor 7C2-like, which yields MYLITAFGNLLIILAVSSDSHLHTPMYFFLSNLSFVDICFTSTTIPKMLVNIQTQSKVITYAGCLSQIFFFIVFGCLDNLLLTVMAYDRFVAICHPLHYTVIMHPRLCGLLVLGSWCVMVSLFYGTGLGVYLSSAATSSSRTSLVASVMYTMVTPMLNPFTYSLRNRDIKGALGACLVRVATVRDEVIGLS from the exons ATGTACCTGATCACTGCATTTGGAAACCTGCTCATCATCCTGGCCGTCAGCTCAGACTCCCACCtgcacacgcccatgtacttcttcctctccaacctGTCCTTTGTGGACATCTgtttcacctccaccaccatccccaaGATGCTGGTGAACATCCAGACGCAGAGCAAAGTCATAACCTATGCAGGGTGCCTCagccagattttctttttcattgtgtttGGATGTCTGGACAATTTACTCCTGACcgtgatggcctatgaccgcttcGTGGCCATCTGTCACCCCCTGCACTACACGGTCATCATGCACCCTCGGCTCTGTGGACTGCTGGTTCTGGGGTCCTGGTGCGTCA TGGTCTCCTTGTTTTATGGCACAGGCCTTGGCGTGTACCTCAGTTCTGCAGCCACTTCATCCTCTAGGACAAGTCTGGTGGCCTCAGTGATGTACACCATGGTGACCCCCATGCTGAATCCCTTCACCTACAGTCTGCGGAACAGGGACATCAAGGGCGCCCTGGGAGCATGCCTCGTCAGGGTGGCGACTGTCAGGGATGAAGTTATTGGACTCTCATGA
- the SLC1A6 gene encoding excitatory amino acid transporter 4, whose amino-acid sequence MSSHGNSLFLRESGQRLGRLGWLQRLQESLQQRALRTRLRLQTMTREHVLRFLRRNAFILLTVSAVVIGVSLAFALRPYQLTYRQIKYFSFPGELLMRMLQMLVLPLIVSSLVTGMASLDNKATGRMGMRAAVYYMVTTVIAVFIGILMVTIIHPGKGSKEGLHREGRIETIPTADAFMDLVRNMFPPNLVEACFKQFKTQYSTRLVTRTVVRTENGSEQSASMPPPASMENGTSILENVTRALGTLQEVLTFEETVPVSGSANGINALGLVVFSVAFGLVIGGMKHKGRVLRDFFDSLNEAIMRLVGIIIWYAPVGILFLIAGKILEMEDMAVLGGQLGMYTLTVIVGLFLHAGGVLPLIYFLITHRNPFPFIGGMLQALITAMGTSSSSATLPITFRCLEEGLGVDRRITRFVLPVGATVNMDGTALYEALAAIFIAQVNNYELNLGQITTISITATAASVGAAGIPQAGLVTMVIVLTSVGLPTEDITLIIAVDWFLDRLRTMTNVLGDSIGAAVIEHLSQRELELQEAELTLPSLGKPYKSLMAQEKGPSRGRGGNESAM is encoded by the exons ATGAGCAGCCACGGCAACAGCCTGTTTCTGCGGGAGAGTGGCCAGCGACTGGGCCGGCTGGGCTGGCTGCAGCGGCTGCAGGAGAGCTTGCAGCAGAGAGCGCTGCGCACGCGCCTGCGTCTGCAGACCATGACCCGCGAGCACGTGCTGCGCTTCCTGCGCAGGAACGCCTTCATCCTGCTGACAGTCAGCGCTGTGGTCATTG GGGTCAGCCTGGCCTTTGCCCTGCGCCCGTACCAGCTCACCTATCGCCAGATCAAGTACTTCTCTTTCCCTGGAGAGCTTCTCATGAGGATGCTGCAAATGCTGGTGCTGCCACTCATTGTCTCCAGCCTGGTCACAG GTATGGCGTCCCTGGATAACAAGGCGACAGGGCGGATGGGGATGCGGGCAGCTGTGTACTACATGGTGACTACAGTCATTGCGGTCTTCATCGGCATCCTCATGGTCACCATAATCCATCCCGGGAAGGGCTCCAAGGAGGGGCTGCATCGTGAGGGCCGGATTGAGACCATCCCTACAGCCGATGCCTTCATGGACCTGGTCAG AAATATGTTTCCACCCAACCTTGTGGAGGCCTGCTTCAAACAG TTCAAGACGCAGTACAGCACGAGGTTGGTAAccaggactgttgtgaggacAGAGAACGGATCCGAGCAGAGCGCCTCCATGCCTCCTCCAGCTTCAATGGAGAATGGAACCAGCATCCTGGAAAATGTCACGCGGGCTTTGGGCACCCTGCAGGAGGTGCTGACCTTTGAGGAGACGGTGCCTGTGTCTGGCTCGGCCAATGGCATCAATGCCCTGGGCCTTGTGGTCTTCTCTGTGGCCTTTGGGCTGGTCATTGGCGGCATGAAACACAAGGGCCGAGTCCTGCGGGACTTCTTCGACAGCCTCAATGAGGCTATTATGAGGCTGGTGGGCATCATTATCTG GTATGCACCTGTGGGCATCCTGTTCCTGATTGCTGGGAAGATCCTAGAGATGGAAGACATGGCCGTCCTGGGGGGTCAGCTGGGCATGTACACGCTGACCGTCATTGTGGGCTTGTTCCTCCATGCTGGTGGTGTCCTGCCTCTTATCTACTTCCTCATCACCCACCGGAACCCCTTCCCCTTCATTGGGGGCATGCTGCAGGCCCTCATTACCGCCATGGGCACGTCTTCCAG CTCCGCGACACTGCCCATCACCTTCCGCTGCCTGGAGGAGGGCCTGGGGGTGGACCGCCGCATCACCAGGTTCGTGCTGCCCGTGGGGGCCACTGTCAACATGGATGGCACTGCCCTCTACGAGGCTCTGGCCGCCATTTTCATCGCTCAAGTCAACAACTACGAGCTCAACCTGGGCCAGATCACAACTATCAG TATCACAGCGACAGCAGCTAGTGTTGGGGCTGCTGGCATCCCCCAGGCGGGTCTGGTCACGATGGTCATTGTGCTCACGTCGGTCGGCCTGCCTACTGAAGACATCACGCTGATCATAGCTGTGGACTGGTTCCT TGACCGACTTCGCACAATGACCAATGTGCTGGGGGACTCCATTGGAGCAGCAGTTATTGAGCATCTGTCTCAGCGGGAGCTGGAGCTACAGGAAGCTGAGCTcaccctccccagcctggggAAGCCCTACAAGTCACTCATGGCACAAGAGAAGGGACCGTccaggggaaggggaggcaacGAGAGTGCCATGTAA